From one Tetragenococcus osmophilus genomic stretch:
- a CDS encoding SIS domain-containing protein, producing MFTLTKEELIRKGAEITTREIKQQPELWEETLEIYQTAKKDIEDYLEVIKKNASGNRIRVVFTGAGTSQYVGDTLVPYLNANGDNSTYIFQSVGTTDLVASPSEYLFEEESTLLVSFARSGNSPESIAAVDIANAMIKNIYHLTITCASDGTLAQRSEYEPNNFMLLTPKRANDDGFAMTGSFSCMTLSALLIFDTTEFTKKANYVHTISHMGQEVIKREAEIQDMIDRDFERIVYLGSGSLSGLTREAQLKILELTAGKIATVFDSSMGFRHGPKSFVNNQTLVFDFINNNQYTREYDLDILEEVKEDEIAAGIFAIGQIGERNFSGDQFSFYERTTLLPDGYLALADIMIAQTVAILTSIKVNNTPDTPSPSGTVNRVVKGVTIHEFKK from the coding sequence ATGTTTACACTAACAAAAGAAGAATTAATCAGAAAAGGCGCAGAAATTACTACACGTGAAATTAAACAACAACCAGAGCTTTGGGAAGAAACACTAGAAATTTACCAAACAGCTAAAAAAGATATTGAAGATTATCTAGAAGTTATAAAGAAAAATGCAAGCGGTAACAGAATTCGTGTAGTATTCACGGGGGCTGGAACTTCACAATATGTAGGGGACACGTTAGTACCTTATCTAAATGCCAATGGCGATAATAGTACTTATATTTTCCAAAGTGTTGGTACAACAGATCTTGTAGCATCTCCTAGCGAGTACCTTTTTGAAGAGGAATCAACGCTTTTAGTTTCTTTTGCTAGAAGTGGCAACAGCCCTGAAAGCATTGCAGCAGTTGATATAGCAAATGCTATGATTAAAAATATTTATCATTTAACTATTACTTGTGCTTCAGATGGAACTTTAGCGCAAAGGAGTGAATATGAACCTAATAATTTTATGTTGTTAACGCCAAAAAGAGCAAACGATGACGGGTTTGCTATGACAGGAAGTTTTTCTTGTATGACATTAAGCGCTTTATTGATTTTTGATACTACAGAGTTTACTAAAAAAGCAAATTACGTTCATACGATTAGTCATATGGGCCAAGAAGTCATTAAACGTGAAGCTGAAATACAAGACATGATAGATCGAGATTTCGAAAGGATTGTTTACCTAGGTTCTGGTAGTCTTTCTGGATTAACTCGTGAAGCACAATTGAAAATTTTGGAATTGACAGCAGGAAAAATTGCGACAGTATTTGACTCTTCAATGGGATTTCGTCATGGACCTAAATCATTTGTTAATAACCAGACGTTAGTTTTTGATTTTATAAATAATAATCAATATACCCGAGAATATGATTTAGATATCCTAGAAGAGGTTAAAGAGGACGAAATAGCAGCTGGAATATTCGCGATTGGCCAGATAGGTGAACGTAATTTCTCTGGAGATCAATTTTCTTTTTATGAAAGAACAACATTATTACCAGATGGGTATTTAGCTTTGGCTGATATTATGATAGCGCAAACAGTAGCTATATTAACTTCTATTAAAGTAAATAATACGCCAGACACCCCATCACCGAGCGGTACAGTTAATCGTGTTGTAAAAGGGGTAACCATTCATGAGTTTAAAAAATAG
- a CDS encoding GntR family transcriptional regulator: protein MAYSFNGKTLYYQLVDILKEQIENSMLAHEKLPSERELEKKYGVSRITVRLALQELETEGYIYRQHGKGTFVSDLSKTTTDLAGAYSFTEQMKKLGRYPETIVLSFKQIEARKKIASALNVPLGETVFELKRLRLADREPLMVETSFLPVKLFLSLTKEQVENKPLYNIFSEDFSQRIRLADEEFYASIASKEDSEALQVTIGAPVLHLVRSTYNMKNEVIEYTLSVARADQFHYKVRHIRNE, encoded by the coding sequence ATGGCTTATTCATTTAACGGGAAAACGTTGTATTACCAGCTTGTTGATATATTAAAAGAACAAATTGAAAATAGTATGCTTGCTCATGAAAAACTTCCTTCAGAACGAGAATTAGAAAAAAAGTATGGCGTCAGCCGAATTACTGTAAGGCTTGCTTTGCAAGAATTAGAAACAGAAGGATATATATATCGTCAGCATGGGAAAGGGACATTTGTATCTGATCTTAGTAAAACTACTACTGATCTAGCTGGTGCTTATAGTTTTACAGAGCAGATGAAAAAATTAGGCAGATATCCTGAAACTATTGTTTTATCATTTAAACAAATCGAAGCAAGAAAAAAGATCGCAAGTGCTTTAAATGTACCATTAGGGGAAACTGTATTTGAATTGAAACGTTTACGTTTAGCTGATAGAGAACCATTAATGGTAGAAACATCTTTTTTACCAGTAAAATTATTCTTATCTTTGACTAAAGAGCAAGTTGAAAACAAGCCTTTGTATAATATATTTTCAGAAGATTTTAGCCAGAGGATCCGTTTAGCTGACGAAGAGTTTTACGCTAGCATAGCTTCAAAAGAAGATTCAGAGGCATTACAAGTAACCATAGGTGCACCAGTGCTACATTTAGTACGTTCTACCTATAATATGAAAAACGAGGTGATAGAATATACATTAAGCGTGGCTAGAGCAGATCAATTTCATTATAAAGTTCGACATATTCGTAATGAATAA